In Chrysemys picta bellii isolate R12L10 unplaced genomic scaffold, ASM1138683v2 scaf247, whole genome shotgun sequence, the DNA window GCCTTCCCCGATCCCTCTGGGGCAGTGTGAGggggcctggagctgctgctgcctgtaatgGGATTGAGAGATTTCAGTCACCAGGGCTTTCCTTCTCacaccccccccctcctgggacaTATAGGGACACatgctggggaggaaggatggcctagtggttgaCACCAGTGAGAGCTgggcccaggtccctccctctcttccctgtCATGTGCTGCGATGGCGAAGCGGTTCAATGTGTCTGTGAGACGCCGTGCTGCCAGTTAGGAGGGGAGGTGAGTGTGACCTgttacccttctctctctctgtctctcagctgcaGTTCTGCAGGTGGTCCTGAACTCCATCATCAAGGCCATGGTGCCCCTGCTCCACATCGCCCTACTGGTCCTCTTCATGATCATCATCTACGCCATCGTCGGGCAGGAGCTGTTCAAGGGAAAGTTGCACAAGACTTGCTACTACATCGGGACAGGTCTGGAACGTGGGCGACCCTCCCACCAGCCGGGGGGGCCATGCCAtaaccctcccagccacaccatatagccatataacCATATGACGTGGCTGGGAGGTGTATGCCATATCTGGGGGCGTTATATGACTACATGGCATGGCggggaggtgtatggcatggctgggaggtgtatggcatggctgggggcatTATAAGGCTATATGGCATGATGGAGAGGTATATGGCATATCTGGGGGcattatatggctatatggtgtggctgggagggttatggcatggctgggggcatTATATGGCTTATGGCATGGCtgggaggtgtatggcatggctgggggcgttatatggctatatggcatggctgggggcattatatggctatatggtgtGGCTAGGAGGTATATTGCACTGCGCCAGAGCCctcctctgggtggggctgggggctaaggcacaagcagcagcaggagtgtaGTTGTCCTTCTCCTCTGCTCAGCCTGACTTCTGTGCTTCGGTTTCACCCTCAGATATCATTGCcaaaggggaaatggagaagcCATCCCCGTGCACCACCACCGGCCACGGGTATCACTGCACCCTCAACGGCACtgagtgcaggagtgggtggccaGGGCCCAACAACGGCATCCCCCATTTTGATAATTTTGGCTTCGCCATGCTGACTGTGTACCAGTGCATCACCATGGAGGGCTGGACGGAAGTCCTCTACTGGGTAGGTGAAGGCCTGAGCCCGCTGGCTGCGAGGGAGGAGACGCCGGCACGCTCTTTGAACAAGAACATGGTACTAAGCGGGTTGGGCTGGCCAGGCTTCCCAAATGGTGGGGATCCTTCCGGGGCAGCGAGCCCCGCAGACTCTGCAGCTACTGGATGATGTATCCACTGAGCAATGAGCTCCCAGGGAGAAGGTGGCACCCGCCGGTGCAGCAGAGTGTTTGAACCCTGCCTAGCCAAGAGAGTCCCTGTCCAAGTACCGCTGAGACTCTCAAACGAACCCCACCCTTGCCTTAAAAGACAGGAGCCTGGTGGGAGCGAGTCCTCGGACGGCTCCTCAGCTCTGGAGCTCAGGTATAAGCGACCATAAACTTGCCCTCCAAGCCACGAAGAATGgtaggggaggaaggatggtgtgACGGCTCAGGGACAGGCTGGGAATTGCAGAGCTGAGTTCCAGTCCCGCCTCTGCCTCTGGAAAGCGCTTGGTGTGTTACCCTTCTGGGCATCCTTTGTTCCCAGGAGTGTGGGCTGAGGGCAGCTTGAGACACAGGTTGCTGGGCCAGTGTCTGATATTGTATCTGGTGGCTTTTAATAATaccaccacctagctcttatacagtgcttttcaccaTTAGATCTTAAAGCATTTCACCGTCATTaacccccccggccccactcaccccctgggaggcaggcaggacagtgctattatctccattgcacagatggggagctgagacccagaggctaagtgacttgctcaaggtcacacaaggagtctgtggcagagtagggagtTGGGTCTTCAAAGCCT includes these proteins:
- the LOC135978412 gene encoding voltage-dependent L-type calcium channel subunit alpha-1S-like, which translates into the protein MAAARPRFSLLLLALVALLLPAQWPLCLAAKHLDRCFAECKRCTDPECSTAVLQVVLNSIIKAMVPLLHIALLVLFMIIIYAIVGQELFKGKLHKTCYYIGTDIIAKGEMEKPSPCTTTGHGYHCTLNGTECRSGWPGPNNGIPHFDNFGFAMLTVYQCITMEGWTEVLYWVNDAIGNEWPWIYFVSLILQGSFFVLNLVLGVLSG